One window of Amaranthus tricolor cultivar Red isolate AtriRed21 chromosome 13, ASM2621246v1, whole genome shotgun sequence genomic DNA carries:
- the LOC130797544 gene encoding glutathione S-transferase U9-like, with product MAPLHVYRLQLSGEYYSTYLSIRKIKETKSLKPTQKMAEESSVKLHGMWASPFVLRVKLGLQIKGIKYENIEEDLNNKSDLLLQYNPVYKKVPVLVHNGRPISESSIILEYIDEAWPGPPYLLPKDPYERAKHRFWANYFQQISETMGKTMMKEGKLTEEMLNEFWDKLDIAEQLLKKEMFPNGSPSFEDKIPGFLDLMFYAYFGTSETTEEVFGVKIVPPQRFPLIKSWIKALNEVPFVKELSPPRDKLAEHLKIVFHTFLAPKA from the exons ATGGCACCACTACATGTCTACAGACTACAACTGAGTGGTGAGTACTACTCCACATATTTATCTATTCGTAAGATAAAAGAGACTAAAAGCCTAAAACCAACTCAAAAAATGGCAGAGGAGAGCTCAGTAAAGCTACATGGTATGTGGGCAAGTCCCTTTGTTTTGAGAGTAAAACTTGGTCTCCAAATTAAGGGCATAAAATATGAGAATATAGAGGAAGATCTTAACAACAAAAGTGATTTGCTACTGCAATACAATCCAGTGTATAAGAAAGTTCCAGTACTTGTTCACAATGGCCGTCCTATTTCTGAGTCTTCTATCATTCTGGAATACATCGACGAGGCTTGGCCTGGTCCCCCGTATTTACTTCCTAAAGATCCTTATGAAAGGGCCAAGCATCGCTTTTGGGCCAACTACTTCCAACAG ATATCTGAAACTATGGGCAAAACAATGATGAAAGAAGGTAAACTAACAGAGGAAATGCTGAATGAGTTTTGGGACAAGCTGGATATAGCAGAACAACTACTGAAGAAGGAGATGTTCCCTAATGGCAGCCCATCCTTTGAAGATAAAATCCCAGGATTCTTGGATTTAATGTTTTATGCATACTTTGGAACATCTGAAACAACAGAAGAGGTTTTTGGTGTTAAAATTGTGCCGCCACAAAGGTTTCCGTTAATAAAATCATGGATAAAGGCACTCAATGAAGTTCCTTTTGTGAAAGAGTTGAGTCCACCAAGGGATAAGCTGGCTGAACATCTTAAAATTGTGTTCCATACTTTTCTAGCACCTAAGGCCTAA
- the LOC130797545 gene encoding glutathione S-transferase U10-like — MGDNSSLKLHGMWASPFAMRVNLALKIKGIEYEYIEEDLGNKSELLLHNNPVHKKVPVLVHNGLPIAESLVILEYIDETWTDAPHLLSQDPYQRAKHRFWAAFFGPVFDMMRNTLTTEGEAQKKAISEVLEKLDVAEQGLKEIFPNGVPSYGQDVKPGYLDIVFYSLFGTQEAVEQMFGVKFVTAERYPLLVSWIKALKQVPEVNEVTPPTPKMVGFLQFIQQKYAPQKV; from the exons ATGGGAGATAATAGCTCATTGAAGCTACATGGAATGTGGGCAAGCCCTTTTGCAATGAGGGTGAACCTAGCCCTTAAAATTAAGGGTATAGAGTACGAGTACATAGAAGAAGATTTAGGCAACAAAAGTGAGTTGTTGCTACATAATAATCCAGTGCATAAGAAAGTGCCTGTTCTTGTGCACAATGGCCTTCCAATTGCAGAGTCTTTGGTGATCCTTGAATATATCGACGAGACGTGGACCGATGCTCCGCATCTTCTGTCGCAGGATCCTTACCAAAGGGCTAAACATCGCTTTTGGGCTGCCTTTTTCGGGCCG GTATTTGACATGATGAGAAACACACTAACAACGGAAGGGGAGGCACAGAAAAAAGCAATAAGTGAAGTACTCGAGAAATTGGATGTAGCAGAGCAAGGACTAAAAGAGATCTTCCCAAATGGAGTTCCATCTTATGGGCAAGATGTAAAGCCAGGCTACTTAGATATTGTTTTCTATTCGCTTTTCGGAACCCAAGAAGCTGTGGAGCAAATGTTCGGCGTTAAGTTTGTGACAGCTGAAAGATATCCATTGTTGGTTTCATGGATAAAAGCATTGAAACAAGTTCCTGAAGTAAATGAGGTGACTCCCCCTACGCCTAAAATGGTGGGTTTTCTTCAGTTTATCCAACAAAAGTATGCACCTCAAAAGGTCTAG
- the LOC130798737 gene encoding glutathione S-transferase U10-like, giving the protein MKLVHNGLPLAESLVILEHIDETWTNTPYLLPKDSCQRAKHRFWAAYFQQVSEIFGRAVILSTQGKQTDEKMKEFWNKMDVAEEFMKEILPNSSPSLQENFQPRYLDIVLYSFFGNCDVVEDFLGVKPLCTERFSLLTLWIKALGEVPEFKEVSVPVQKLVEFLRAVRQNI; this is encoded by the exons ATGAAACTTGTTCATAATGGCCTTCCATTAGCAGAGTCATTGGTCATCCTTGAACATATTGATGAAACTTGGACTAACACTCCATATCTCCTCCCTAAAGATTCTTGTCAAAGGGCCAAACATCGTTTCTGGGCTGCTTATTTTCAACAG GTATCAGAGATTTTTGGCAGAGCAGTCATACTAAGCACACAAGGGAAACAAACAGATGAAAAGATGAAGGAATTCTGGAACAAGATGGATGTTGCTGAAGAATTTATGAAGGAGATATTACCTAATAGTAGTCCATCTTTACAAGAAAATTTCCAACCCAGATACTTGGATATTGTGTTATACTCATTTTTTGGAAATTGTGATGTTGTGGAAGACTTCTTGGGGGTTAAGCCTTTATGTACAGAACGATTCTCACTATTGACATTATGGATTAAGGCACTGGGTGAGGTTCCTGAGTTTAAAGAGGTTTCAGTTCCTGTGCAAAAACTGGTTGAATTTCTTCGTGCTGTGCGACAGAATATATAA